One Malania oleifera isolate guangnan ecotype guangnan chromosome 10, ASM2987363v1, whole genome shotgun sequence genomic region harbors:
- the LOC131166117 gene encoding protein TILLER ANGLE CONTROL 1, whose amino-acid sequence MKIFNWVHRRFLHNVHNSAISLPEGRNVKKAEPFMNDAETKALLKNVGPVDAMDGWRDGILTIGTFGFDAYKEEYEEEDEDEEEEEEDGEEEYSFTSADNEEEDAKDQEGELNPLVFAGYKKGVTGEVKGEDVIVTVDGMLVGGAPELAMGLEYSGIVASDEGKKKGERTTLADLFLADSEMMIKRKGGSKEAAVVDSGKKPAPLRPKNGLSFAKKLIPRVKEDSRPIRKLHRLMRKMLKRKIHPELQGKVCDSDSEIKPTSNILGLLSSDEMGANDRVSLLPTLDAIV is encoded by the exons ATGAag ATTTTCAACTGGGTACACAGGCGGTTTCTCCACAATGTTCATAACTCTGCAATCTCTCTTCCCGAAG GTCGAAACGTAAAGAAGGCCGAGCCATTTATGAATGATGCAGAAACAAAAGCATTGCTCAAGAACGTCGGCCCAGTCGACGCCATGGATGGGTGGAGAGATGGCATACTGACCATTGGCACGTTCGGGTTCGACGCGTACAAAGAAGaatatgaagaagaagatgaagacgaggaagaagaagaagaagatggggaAGAAGAATACTCCTTTACTAGCGCAGACAATGAGGAAGAAGACGCAAAAGATCAGGAAGGGGAACTGAACCCGTTAGTGTTTGCTGGATACAAAAAAGGAGTTACAGGTGAAGTGAAGGGTGAGGATGTGATAGTGACGGTTGACGGTATGCTGGTGGGTGGGGCTCCGGAACTGGCCATGGGTCTGGAGTACTCGGGCATTGTGGCGAGCGATGAGGGGAAGAAGAAAGGGGAAAGAACAACGCTGGCGGATCTGTTCTTGGCGGATTCTGAGATGATGATCAAAAGAAAAGGGGGTTCAAAGGAAGCAGCCGTGGTTGATTCCGGTAAGAAACCGGCGCCGCTCCGGCCAAAGAACGGCCTCTCCTTCGCCAAGAAGCTCATCCCTCGTGTTAAGGAGGATTCGCGTCCCATTCGAAAACTTCACCGA CTGATGAGGAAGATGTTGAAGAGGAAGATTCATCCAGAGCTGCAAGGCAAGGTTTGCGACTCGGACAGTGAGATCAAGCCTACTAGCAACATTCTTGGACTTCTTTCCAGTGATGAAATGGGAGCCAATGATAGAGTTTCTCTGCTTCCTACCCTag